A window of Candidatus Gracilibacteria bacterium genomic DNA:
TGAATTGATCTGATATTGTTTTAGTAACACATGCTTGAAAAGTTGTAAATTTTGCGAAAAATAATTTCTTTAGTTATGTTGATGTGACGAATCAAGCAACTTGGGAAATGTCTCCAATAGTAGAGTCATATTCAAGCAATCTGTATTTACTCTCTGATTCAAAAACTCAAATTCTTAGACACAAGCAAACTGGAGCAACGTATGATGCGTGAGTTTCTTATCTGAGCGATGCTGATGCAACAAGTATTTGAAAAATATTTTCCATAGCTATTGATGGATGAATATATATTCTTAAAGCAGACGGAACAGTTGTGAAGTTGTTTCGAGAACCAGAATATAGATTAGAAAATATAGTTTTAAATAAACTTCCAAAAAACTATGATTTTAGTGATGAGGTTTCTTCTGAATTTGCCCCATCAATCAGAGCTCGGGCAGATTTGAAATATGTGTATATGTTATTTAAAAATAAAGTTCTTATATTTAAGCCAAGTTCTGATCGATATCAAGACGTAAAATCACTTGCTTATTTAGGGCAAATTGAAGGAAAGGATGCAAATATAGAAGACTTCTATGTTGATAATGACGGAGAAATATTTATAGCTTGAAACTTATGAGTGTATAAAGTAGAATTTAGTGTTGTTGAAAATAAGATTGTTTTAGATTAGTTATAAAATATTTAAATATAAAAAAAAGAGCTTCTAAGCTCTTTTTTTTTCATTTTCTATGTTCGAAAAGTATTCTTCTCGATAAAGTCTTCAACTTTATCATCAAGCTGCGAGTTTATTAATTCATTAGATGCTATAAAACTTACATCCTCGTCTTCTTCAAATGCTTCTATCATTTTTTTAAATTTTAAAGCTTTGTCAAAATCATCGATTTCAATTTCATTACTTGGTATAAAATCAATTTTTGATTCTAAAAGCTCGATTTCCTTTCATTCTAGAAATTGTTCTACTGAGTGGTGATCATCTAAAGAGGATACTATCTTTATATATCATTCTTCAAGTTCGAGATTCTCAGCATTTGTGTCAAAAATTATTTCTTCTATACTTTCCATTGAGTGCTTCTTTGGATCCACAAATATAATTCACTTTTTTTCAAACATCCACGCAACAGCTCCACTTTCTCACATATTTCCACCATACTTGGAAAAAATATGACGAATATTTGAAACGGTTCGATTTTTATTGTCACTGATACAAGATACTAAAAGTGCTACTCAGCCAGGAGCATATCATTCATAAATAATTTCACTGAGTTGAGCTGCGTCTTTATCTTCTCATGTTCATTTCTTGATTGCTCTATCAATGGTATCATTGGGAACTCAATCTTTTTTAGCTTTGTAAATAAGCGTTGCAAGATTGGCATTATCTTCGGGATTTCATCATTTCTGA
This region includes:
- a CDS encoding YebC/PmpR family DNA-binding transcriptional regulator → MGRGPVVQARKMAVNSEKGKVFSIHAKLIALAAQKGGNPEDNANLATLIYKAKKDGVPNDTIDRAIKKGTGEDKDAAQLSEIIYEGYAPGGVALLVSCISDNKNRTVSNIRHIFSKYGGNMGESGAVAWMFEKKGIIFVDPKKHSMESIEEIIFDTNAENLELEEGYIKIVSSLDDHHSVEQFLEGKEIELLESKIDFIPSNEIEIDDFDKALKFKKMIEAFEEDEDVSFIASNELINSQLDDKVEDFIEKNTFRT